In the genome of Balneolaceae bacterium, the window GCTGATCTTCGGGCGAATGTATCTGAACAGATATTTCGACAGTCTTTTTTGTGAACTCACCTCCCGGGCGCTAAAATTCAGAAAGGGAGTCCTTTTCCAGGTAGAACGAACCATTCCATTGGACAAGATCCAGGATCTAACTTTTCGGGAGGGACCTCTTCTCAGGTATTTTGGATTAAGCATTTTAAAAATAGAAACAGCCGGACAAAGTAACCAGACAGGTACGGATATGTCTCTGATAGGAATTGTTGATGCGAGAGAGTTCAGAGAGAAAGTAATTGACCAAAGAGATAAAATTACCGACCTGGGATCATCATCCTCCCCTACTCAATCTTCATCAGGTGATAGCAAATCAAAGGAAACACTTCAATCTATTCTTGAAACCCTTCAGCGAATTGAGAAGAAGATTTAGCTGCTATCCAAAATTGTTTGGTGATAAATCCGCGAAGTTTCACTTATGTAAAGATGGAAATAGAAATAGTTTTTGATGTATTAAGACGAAAAACTTCGCGGATTTCTTAAAGACTCAATTCAAAATCGTTTTATCAGCAATTTTCCTATTGTAGATCTTGAACAAGATCATCATCACTCCCCACTGCAGGAACACTGTTGCTACAGAAAATGAACTAAGTGGGTT includes:
- a CDS encoding PH domain-containing protein translates to MDTQSSSRKAQTLVEASFNPKIKTYINATVILICCITIFGIVLIPFWLIFGRMYLNRYFDSLFCELTSRALKFRKGVLFQVERTIPLDKIQDLTFREGPLLRYFGLSILKIETAGQSNQTGTDMSLIGIVDAREFREKVIDQRDKITDLGSSSSPTQSSSGDSKSKETLQSILETLQRIEKKI